A region of the Desulfobacter postgatei 2ac9 genome:
GCAACAATTTCTGGTCCTGGTACGGGAAATATGCCTTTTTTTCCAACCTGTTCTTTTTCCCGCCCCATTACTATTCCTATGGATCATGGAACAGGTGGCGCTCGGACTACAGATACAAAAAACCCTATTACGGCCAGAGCCAAACCGGATACACCTTCGGCACCCGGGGCAGCACCATGAACCAGTCACCACGGTATCAGAACAGCACCTTTTCGAAAACCGGCGGACTTAAAACCGCTTCTGCCTCGGTGAGGGGCGGCGCTTCAGGGCTTAGGGGCGGCGGTCCCAAGTCAAAAGGTAAATAAGGAGAATTACTTATGAATTTTACAGCAACCTTAAACAGCATGGGACAAGGGTTGTGCTACGCCCTGGTGAGCATTTTATTTATTTTTCTGGCTAAAAAAATGGATGACTGGCGGACCAAGGACTTTGATGATGACCGTCACATTGATGACGGAAATGTGGCCGTGGGGTTAAGACGGGCAGGGCTTTATCTTGGCATTGCCATCGGCATGATCGGCCCGCTTTCAGGGGATTCTGCAGGGTTCAGGACCGATATGCTCTCTCTTTTGGTCGACGGTGTAATCATCACGGGCTGTCTTTTCTTTTCCCGGTTCATCAACGATTTCATCATGATGGGACGTATAAACAACGACCGGGAGTGTGTAAAGGTATTTATCCTTGGCGGCGGGCGGACCACGACAGGCAATACCGCCCTTGGCATGGTGGAGGCAGGTATGTACATTGCTACGGGCTGTATTCTCAACGGCAGCATGTCCGGAGGCGGCGGCAGTTTTATTCAGTCCCTGGGGTCCGCCCTGCTCTTTTTTGTCCTGGGGCAGATTGTGCTCCTGGCCTTTGGCCTGGTCTATGAACTCACCAACCCCTTTAACGTCCGGGATGAAATCAGGCGGAACAATCCGGCCGCAGGCATTGGTCTGGCCGGTATTCTGGTCGCTCTGGGCATCATTTTGAAAAGCAGCCTTTCCGGTCCTTTTACCGGCTGGGTAAATGATATTATTGGGTTTTTTGTTTATACGGTGTTCGGCATGGTGCTGCTGCTTGGATTCAGTGCCTTTGTGGACCGGTTTCTTCTGCCCACCACAAATATTGCAACTGAGATCAAAGAGGACCAGAATGTGGCAGCCCTGGTAGTGGTCCAGGCGACCATTATTGCCGTGGCGCTGATCATTGCCCATGCCATCTGAACTTCATGGGGGCGTTCGGGCACCCGGGCACTCCCGGGTCAACCCTGCCTCGGCCCTGCTGTGTCTGTGCATGTTTGCATCCGGTGCCTGTGGCATCATCCTTGAGTACATCCAGGCAAGCCTTGCCTCCATGATCCTGGGCAATGCCTTTGAACAGTGGGCCATGGTCATCGGCCTGATGATGTTCTGGATGGGGTTCGGCAGCCTCATCCAGGCCCGAATTCCCAAGGAGCGCCTGGTATACGTCTTTATCGGCATTGAAATTGCACTTGCGCTTTCAGGCGGGTATTCACCCACCCTGACCTATCTGTCCTACGGATATACGGGTCACTACAGCCTGGTGCTCTATTTTTTTGTATCCATGATCGGCATTCTCATCGGCCTTGAAATTCCGGTGATCATACGTATCAACAACGATTTTTCAAAGGAGTTGTCCACCAACCTGGGCTATATCCTGTCCGCCGACTATATCGGCTCTTTGGCAGGTGCCCTGGTTTATGTGTTCATCCTTCTGCGTTTTTTTCCCATTACGGAAGCGGCTTTTTTAACCGCCGGCATGAACTTTTTTCTTGCCCTGATTACCTTTATTTATTTTACCCGTAAACAAATCATCCGGCGTAATATTCCATTGCTTGTGATCATGGTCGCCACCTGTGTTGTGGTGATTTTCGGGTATATGAACAACCGCCGGTGGCAGGTCACCAATGAACAGTCCCTGTATGACGACCCAATCGTCTATTCTAAAACCAGCCAGTATCAGCATATCGTTATTACGCATTTCACGCCCCTGGACGAAGTCCGGCTCTTTTTAAACGGAAACCTGCAGTTATGCAGTACGGACGAGGCCCGGTATCATGAATCCCTGGTTCATCCGGCCATGGCCCTGGCACAAGCCCGCACCCGGGTGTTGATCCTGGGCGGCGGTGACGGTTGCGCGTTAAGGGAGGTTTTAAAATACCCGGATGTTGAACTGATTACCCTGGTGGACCTGGACCCGGCCATGACAAGCCTTGCCGCCACCCATCCCCTGCTCTCCCGGCTTAATAATCATGCGTTTGACAGCGCCCGGGTGACCACCTTGACAGGTCCCGGGATGTCACCGGGGGAGTTTCGCCAGATCTATCAAGCGGCCTCTGACAGAAAAAGGAAACCGGATGACGTGCGGCACGTCGCCGAGGTCCGGGTCATGAACCTGGATGCCGACAAGTTTCTGGAACAGGTTAAAGGATTTTGGGACGTCATTATCGTAGACATGCCGGATCCATCCACACCGGAACTGAGCAAACTCTACTCAAAGGAATTTTATCTTAAAGTCTACCACAGGCTGTCAAAAAACGGCATTGCATCTGTCCAGGCCACCTCTCCTTACCTTGCCAAAGAAAGCTATCTTTGTATTGGCAGGACATTGATATCTGCCGGATTTTTTATTCTGCCATACCATGAAAATGTGCCTTCGTTCGGGGACTGGGGCTGGTTTCTATGCACCCGTAAAGATTGGGACAACAGCCTTGGCAAACAACGAATTTCAGAACTTGAATTTACCGTTCCCACCCGGTTTCTAACCCCTGAGGTATTCAGACGCGAACTGGTATTCGGAAAAGGCATGACCCAAAGCCGCCACACCGAAATCAACACCCTTCTTTTTCCGGTGCTGCTCTCCTACTACAATCACGAATCCTGGCTTCTGGAATAGTGTAGTCTGGCGCAAGCCCAAAAAGTTAACCTAGAATTAGCGTTTTTTAATTTCTCGTATGATCAGCCCATGGCTATGAGTTGGATATTGAAATTCATAAGTTTATCCTGCACAATGCCCCCCATGATTTCCACCGACTACATTGAGGTTGCTGTTATCCTTCCTGTGAACCAGACTTATGTTTACGCGATTCCGGGTACATTCCGGGCTGATGCCTGTCCCGGCATGCGTGTGCTGGTACCCTTCGGGCGGCGCAGAGTTACCGGTTATATCCTGGCGGAAAAAAAGGAAAGCGGACCATATAAGACCAAAGATGTGCTGGATCTGCTGGATGATCATCCCCTGTTTCCCGAATCTGACATTGCATTTTTTAAATGGGTATCCGGCTATTATATCTATCCTTTAGGGGAGACCATTAAAGCGGCAATGCCCGCCGGCCTGGACTGCATGGATGTCTCCTGCGCCTTTGTCACGGTCAAGGGCGCAAAGGCCCTTGAAGCCGGGGAGTTACCCCATGAAGAGGCCAGGGTTCTGGGTTTGGCCTCTGCAAAGGAGGGGATCTCTTTAAAATCCCTTTCCCGGCGGGATCCTGCCGGGGCAGCCGTACTGCGGGGTCTTGAAAAAAAAGACCTGGTGCAGGTCACGGCCGTGCTTCAAACTCAGACTGCCGGGATTAAAACCGAAAAATTTATTTCCCTGCCCCGGGAAACACCGACGCTCCAGATCCGGATGTCAGCCAAGCGCCAGAAGATCCTTGCTATTGTCCGCGAGGCAAGGGAAGTCTCCCTGACCAGTTTGAAGCGCCATGTGCCTACCGCAGCAAATTTAATCAAGCCCCTGGTTGAGGCCGGTTGGCTGAACGTGGTCAACCGCCGGGTGTTTAGAGATCCTTTGGGGGAGCCGGTGACACCGGATACCCCGCCCGAACTCACCGATGAACAGGCCGCCGTTGTAAAACAGATCCAGGCCCGCGCAGATGTGTTCTCCCCCTGTCTGCTGGTGGGTGTGACCGGATCCGGCAAGACCGAGGTGTACATGCGCCTGGTGGCGGATGCCGTGGCAAAAGGCCGTGGCGCCATTGTGCTGGTACCGGAAATTGCCCTGATTTCCCAGACAGAAGGGCGTTTCAGGGCAAGGTTTGGTGAAAAAATTGCGGTAATTCACTCCATGCTTTCCCAGGGAGAGCGCCTGGATCAGTGGCGGAAAATCAGTCTCGGCAAGGTCAATATCGTCATTGGCGCCCGGTCAGCGATTTTTGCGCCCATCCGGGAGATCGGCATCATTATTGTGGATGAGGAACATGATTATTCTTATAAACAGGAATCGGGCCTGCGGTATAATGCCCGGGATCTTGCCGTGGTCCGGGCCAAAATGCACAACTGCCCTGTGGTGTTGGGATCTGCCACGCCTTCGGTGCAGTCCTGCAGGAATGTGATGTTGAAAAAATTTTTTAAACTGGAACTGACCCGGCGGGTAAACAACCAGACGCTGCCTGAAATTACCCTGGTGGATATGAAAAAATATCAGGGAAGCAGCTGCTATACCGACCGGATCATTACCCCGGAGCTTGGCCGGGCCATCCGTTTCTGCCTTGAAAAGGGTAATCAGGCCTTGATTTTTTTAAATCGTCGGGGATTTTCCACCTTTCCGGTATGTGCCTCCTGCGGCAAAACCCTGGGATGTCCCTATTGTGATGTGACCATGACCCTCCACAAGGAGGCCGACCGTTATAAATGCCATTTGTGCGGCCATCTTTTAATATCTGATATCCGCTGCCCTGACTGTGGCACCGGGAAAATCAGGAATTTGGGCTTTGGCACGGAAAAAATTGAATCCATGCTGAAAACCTTGTTTCCAGATGCCCGGGTGGCGCGGATGGACCAGGATTCCACGGCCAGAAAGGGCAGTACCCTGGCAATTTTACGTCAGATCCGCAACCGAACCGTTGATATTATTGTGGGTACCCAGATGCTGGCCAAGGGCCATGATTTTCCGGCCATTACCCTGGTGGGGGTGATCTGTGCGGATTTAAGCTTAAGCCTGCCCGATTTCAGGGCAAGTGAACGCACCTTCCAGTTGCTGGCCCAGGTGGCGGGCAGAGCGGGCAGGGGGGCGGAACCGGGCCGGGTGATCATGCAGACCTTTAACCCGGATCACTTCACCATTAAAGCCGCTCGTAACCAGGATTACCTTGAATTTTTCAATCAGGAAACCCCATTTAGAAAGGCGCTGATGTATCCGCCGTTTTCCCGGATGATCCAACTCAAGATCTCAGGGAAAAATGCGGATAAGACAAGGGATCATGCCCGGCTTGCCGCAGACATCCTTGTCCGGTTAAATACCCTGGAACCCCAAGCCCAGATTCTGGGACCCATTGAAGCGGCCATCCAGAAAATTTCCTCCCGGTACAGATGGCAGATTCTTATCAAAGGTTTGTATTCGGAAAATATCAGCCGGATGGTGTCTGCCATGGTTCGGGACCCGGCCATCCAGAAGGTGAAATCCGTCTCCATCGCCATAGATGTGGATCCCTATTCCTTGCTCTAATCAAGGCCAGATTCTTTCCATACTCCAGTAA
Encoded here:
- a CDS encoding DUF350 domain-containing protein; protein product: MNFTATLNSMGQGLCYALVSILFIFLAKKMDDWRTKDFDDDRHIDDGNVAVGLRRAGLYLGIAIGMIGPLSGDSAGFRTDMLSLLVDGVIITGCLFFSRFINDFIMMGRINNDRECVKVFILGGGRTTTGNTALGMVEAGMYIATGCILNGSMSGGGGSFIQSLGSALLFFVLGQIVLLAFGLVYELTNPFNVRDEIRRNNPAAGIGLAGILVALGIILKSSLSGPFTGWVNDIIGFFVYTVFGMVLLLGFSAFVDRFLLPTTNIATEIKEDQNVAALVVVQATIIAVALIIAHAI
- a CDS encoding polyamine aminopropyltransferase, which encodes MPSELHGGVRAPGHSRVNPASALLCLCMFASGACGIILEYIQASLASMILGNAFEQWAMVIGLMMFWMGFGSLIQARIPKERLVYVFIGIEIALALSGGYSPTLTYLSYGYTGHYSLVLYFFVSMIGILIGLEIPVIIRINNDFSKELSTNLGYILSADYIGSLAGALVYVFILLRFFPITEAAFLTAGMNFFLALITFIYFTRKQIIRRNIPLLVIMVATCVVVIFGYMNNRRWQVTNEQSLYDDPIVYSKTSQYQHIVITHFTPLDEVRLFLNGNLQLCSTDEARYHESLVHPAMALAQARTRVLILGGGDGCALREVLKYPDVELITLVDLDPAMTSLAATHPLLSRLNNHAFDSARVTTLTGPGMSPGEFRQIYQAASDRKRKPDDVRHVAEVRVMNLDADKFLEQVKGFWDVIIVDMPDPSTPELSKLYSKEFYLKVYHRLSKNGIASVQATSPYLAKESYLCIGRTLISAGFFILPYHENVPSFGDWGWFLCTRKDWDNSLGKQRISELEFTVPTRFLTPEVFRRELVFGKGMTQSRHTEINTLLFPVLLSYYNHESWLLE
- the priA gene encoding replication restart helicase PriA yields the protein MKFISLSCTMPPMISTDYIEVAVILPVNQTYVYAIPGTFRADACPGMRVLVPFGRRRVTGYILAEKKESGPYKTKDVLDLLDDHPLFPESDIAFFKWVSGYYIYPLGETIKAAMPAGLDCMDVSCAFVTVKGAKALEAGELPHEEARVLGLASAKEGISLKSLSRRDPAGAAVLRGLEKKDLVQVTAVLQTQTAGIKTEKFISLPRETPTLQIRMSAKRQKILAIVREAREVSLTSLKRHVPTAANLIKPLVEAGWLNVVNRRVFRDPLGEPVTPDTPPELTDEQAAVVKQIQARADVFSPCLLVGVTGSGKTEVYMRLVADAVAKGRGAIVLVPEIALISQTEGRFRARFGEKIAVIHSMLSQGERLDQWRKISLGKVNIVIGARSAIFAPIREIGIIIVDEEHDYSYKQESGLRYNARDLAVVRAKMHNCPVVLGSATPSVQSCRNVMLKKFFKLELTRRVNNQTLPEITLVDMKKYQGSSCYTDRIITPELGRAIRFCLEKGNQALIFLNRRGFSTFPVCASCGKTLGCPYCDVTMTLHKEADRYKCHLCGHLLISDIRCPDCGTGKIRNLGFGTEKIESMLKTLFPDARVARMDQDSTARKGSTLAILRQIRNRTVDIIVGTQMLAKGHDFPAITLVGVICADLSLSLPDFRASERTFQLLAQVAGRAGRGAEPGRVIMQTFNPDHFTIKAARNQDYLEFFNQETPFRKALMYPPFSRMIQLKISGKNADKTRDHARLAADILVRLNTLEPQAQILGPIEAAIQKISSRYRWQILIKGLYSENISRMVSAMVRDPAIQKVKSVSIAIDVDPYSLL